The sequence GGGGTTTTGTTGTTTTGAAATGGAAAAAGGAATTGCAAATCAGTACATAGATAATTATTTTGAACATTTTTAGAAACAAATTATTTGTAAAGATTTTCTCTTATTTCGACTAAGATTTTTGTTGTTTTTTCCAGATCCGGATATTCTGGAAGTGTCGAGATCGAATGATAGTATTCAATCGACTGAATCAATCCTTCTGCTTTTTTCATTACATTATCATACGACCAGTTTCCGGCTTTGATATCTAATAATTCATCACGGTTTTCTACACGGATATTTAAAGAATTGGTTTTAAAAATCTGTTCGCACGACTGCAGCAATCGAATCGTGTGCATCATATTTTTGCTGTCGTAGTTTTGTCCGTGGTTTTGATTGACGTTGTAGCGGTCTTCATTTCGCTCGGAAACCCATTTCCAATATTCACGGTAATCTTTGCAGTACGTGGAGTAGGCGTCGAGATTACAGAACATAAAAGCCACCGATTTTTCTCCTTTTGGAATTGATGACAGAGAAACCTGATTGGCTTCTTCGTTCTGAATAATTCCTTTGTAGCCTAAATCTCCCGATTCATTGTAGAAAACGGCAAACATTCCTTTGGTATTGTCGATGCTCACCAATCCGCATTTTTTCTGTGAAAGACCACCCCGTCCAGCGGACACCCCTACGGAGGAGGGGAATTCTTGAAGCCATTTTTTTAATGGAATTGAACTGTTATTTTCTAAAATATAACAGAAATCAAGAATCGATTTTCTTTCTTTATCAATAGGATTTAAAATCTTTTTATTGAGTCCTTTTGCTTTTTTGATCTGCGAAATCGCATAACCCGCAAACGTATCTTTGCATAATTTGGAAAGGAAATCTTCAGGCTTCAACAAATCCATTAACGGATTTTTATGCTGAATACAGTCTTCCGGACTTGCCAGAATTTCCAGAATATTCGGATTGTTTTTTTGTAGCAATTCTACAAATCTCCCGATCTCATAATACGAAATATCATTTGTCTCATTAGAAATTTGCGGAATATAATTTAAACCAAAAAAATCTTCTTTTGGTAAATAATACACTCCCCGAATATCTGTATCAGAGTTTTCCGTTGCGAGCCCGAAAGAGCGGCTTCCGGAGATGGATTCGAGGAGGATGAGGTTGCGGGATTTTAGTGTTTGGATGGTCATTTTAAATTATTAATTCAAATATTTTCTAATTTCAAATTGAAATAATTCTGCTTGATTAATCAGGTAATTTTCAAACTCAATCTTGTTTTTTGGTCTTAAATTACCATTTTTATCTAATTCTAAATTTTCAATTTGATTATCAATTTCTAACTTATTAATTACACTGACAGTTAATCCAAATCTTACCAGATTTATAACTCTTTCATCAGTCGTTCCATAAATGTATTGGTAATAGTAATCTTTTGGAATAATATTAAAATCATATAAAAATGACATTAATAAAGTTAATTGAAAACTTACAAAATCTTCTTCTATTTTTAGCTTCACAATTGCTAAGTTAACCCAACTTTGTTCCGTATATTTTAAATTAATATAGACATTTTTCCAATCTCTATATTTGTTATTTAACTGTTCATATCTTGAAGACTTTCCTGCGTCAATAGATGTCGTATCACCATATCCTGTTCCAATATATAAAAACGGATCTTCATGTTTGATTTTGTTATGAAAATGATTTAGAACAGAATTAATTCTTTGATTTAAATGTTGCTTTTGAGTTACGTCAATGTAATAATTATAATAATCTCTAGCTTTTTCATTTTTCAACCTGTCTATTTCAAAGTCATTTAAGTTATGTACATTATTAACTATTAAAATTTCATAAATAATATCAACTATTTTATGATTAAAATCAAAATCATAGTTTTGAATGTTAATTAAAATTATTTCTATTACTTCTTCTAAATTATCGAAATACTTTTCAATTGAGTTTTCAATAAAATATTTTTTAATTCTTTCATTTTCACTTTTTGGTGGCTCAAGTACAAAATCTGAATGCTCTAATAATTTATTATCCTCTTTTCGATGTTTTTCTTTATTTGCAACTTTATTTTCTCCGGTAAATTTTAGGTTTTCAATATCGTAAGTTTCTATTATAGGATTTTTCACCAAATCAAATAGTTTATTTTCATTTAATTTCTTTAGTGATTGAAAAATTGAAAATTGATTTTTATCACCCTTTTTGCCATGATAGGTATCATGCTCTAAAAAATGTATTCTTGAAATAAGTTTATCAATATCTTTAGAGTTTTCATCAAATACATAATTTAGTCTATTTGCCCTACCGATTAAATTTATCAAACTTTTTATATCTAATCTTTCATTCTGTTTTCCAGCTTTATTGGTTGTGATAAATATAGTTTCAATAGGTAAATTTATTCCTTCAAGTATAACTGTATTTGCTACAATAAATTCAATTTCATCAATCTCTTTAAATTGTCTTTCAATATATTCTTTTATTAAATTAGGTATTTTACCATGTATGTAAACAATACCTTTTTTCAAACATTCTATCATTTGAAATTCAGGATGAACCTCTTTCTTTAATGTATTTATGATTTTCTCAATATTCTCATTCTTGGATAAATCAATATTTATATTTGAACTTAATTCTAAAGCTAATTTTTCAGTTAACTTTGGTTTAAGTTGGTAAATAAAATTTTTATTAGATGAATTATCAATGATATATTCAAAATAATTTTTATCTTTTTTTAAGTCATATTTTCTTCCTGTAAACCTATCGTAGAAATAACTTTTATTTTTATCAAAGTAAAACAATTCAAAAGATTTAAAATCATGCTGAACTT comes from Chryseobacterium sp. 3008163 and encodes:
- a CDS encoding DNA polymerase beta superfamily protein codes for the protein MTIQTLKSRNLILLESISGSRSFGLATENSDTDIRGVYYLPKEDFFGLNYIPQISNETNDISYYEIGRFVELLQKNNPNILEILASPEDCIQHKNPLMDLLKPEDFLSKLCKDTFAGYAISQIKKAKGLNKKILNPIDKERKSILDFCYILENNSSIPLKKWLQEFPSSVGVSAGRGGLSQKKCGLVSIDNTKGMFAVFYNESGDLGYKGIIQNEEANQVSLSSIPKGEKSVAFMFCNLDAYSTYCKDYREYWKWVSERNEDRYNVNQNHGQNYDSKNMMHTIRLLQSCEQIFKTNSLNIRVENRDELLDIKAGNWSYDNVMKKAEGLIQSIEYYHSISTLPEYPDLEKTTKILVEIRENLYK
- a CDS encoding DEAD/DEAH box helicase; protein product: MSNEGYIESLEQNSSRKSIINSEENEIAYIAPTSYGKSSLIADFIEKNNPKKVGIIVPTKSLLVQTYNDIKKSNNYYKLVLHDEMYNIDDEKFIGILTQERATRILNSKSKSFFDVIFIDEAHNLFKRDSRSFILSRLIQLNYKRNPNQKIIYLSPLVEDESNLKIKKTKDGTIYTRKVQHDFKSFELFYFDKNKSYFYDRFTGRKYDLKKDKNYFEYIIDNSSNKNFIYQLKPKLTEKLALELSSNINIDLSKNENIEKIINTLKKEVHPEFQMIECLKKGIVYIHGKIPNLIKEYIERQFKEIDEIEFIVANTVILEGINLPIETIFITTNKAGKQNERLDIKSLINLIGRANRLNYVFDENSKDIDKLISRIHFLEHDTYHGKKGDKNQFSIFQSLKKLNENKLFDLVKNPIIETYDIENLKFTGENKVANKEKHRKEDNKLLEHSDFVLEPPKSENERIKKYFIENSIEKYFDNLEEVIEIILINIQNYDFDFNHKIVDIIYEILIVNNVHNLNDFEIDRLKNEKARDYYNYYIDVTQKQHLNQRINSVLNHFHNKIKHEDPFLYIGTGYGDTTSIDAGKSSRYEQLNNKYRDWKNVYINLKYTEQSWVNLAIVKLKIEEDFVSFQLTLLMSFLYDFNIIPKDYYYQYIYGTTDERVINLVRFGLTVSVINKLEIDNQIENLELDKNGNLRPKNKIEFENYLINQAELFQFEIRKYLN